In Bernardetia litoralis DSM 6794, the genomic window ATGCTTGTTTAAAAGATTTTATTATTCAATGGGAAGAAAGAAGACAGAAAAAAATAGAGTAAATTAAAAGAAAAAATGCGTTTCGCATTTTTTTTAAAATAGTTGGTTCTTTTTATACAGAACTATTCAAATATATCAAAACAAATTAATCAAGAAAACTATATTTTCTTTTTTTTTAAATCTAGTTAGTTCTCTAATTACAGAACTAACTGTAAAAATTAAAACTAAAAACAAATTCATCTTTTTTTACAAATTATTCACAATGAAACACTCAATTTATTTAACTTTTTTCCTTTTCACACTTTCCACTCAGAGTATTTTTGCCCAGCAAAAACCTTCTATTATTTCGACTGAGCCAATGAGTTTAGAAGAATGTCTTTATTTTGCTGTTGAAAATAATCCAAATTTGAAGAGTGTAGCTCTACAAGAAAATGTTACAGCAGCACAAATTAAAGAAATCAGAACACAAGGAATGCCTCAAATAAATGGTACAGGGCAGTACAGTTATAATTTTGCATTAGCTGAACAGCTTTTACCAGGGGAGCTGATTGGGCAACCAGTAGGAACAACCATTCCTGTTACGTTTGGGGTAGCTAATAATATTACTGGAAATGTAGAATTACAACAACTTATTTTTAGTAAATCTTATTTTACAGGATTGAAGGCAGCCAAAACTTCAGAAGAACTGACCAAATTGAATACTTTCAAAACGACTGAAGATTTGGTTTATAATGTTGCCAAAATCTATATGCAACTTCAAATTACAGAAAAACAAAAAGGTATTTTGAATGCAAATATGAATAGAATAGACCAACTTATTGAGATTGCAGACATTCAATTAGAAGAAGGAATTATCAAAAAAATAAATGTTACGCAGCTAAAAGTAAATCGTATCAATTTATTGAGCGAACAACAAAGCCTAGAAATAGGAAAAATTCAACAACTCAATCTTTTGAAAATGTATATGGGATTTCCTTTTGATAATGAATTAACTATTCAGATAGAAGATGAGAAAGAAGTAGAAGAGCAAAAAAGTGAATATATGCTTGTAGAAAAGCTTTCTATTAATCAAAATTCAAATTTGAAACTGCTCAACAAACAAATGGAAATCAAAAAACTAGAGTTAGAAAATGTAAATGCTGGTTATTTCCCTTCACTTTCTGGATTTGTTCGTTATGGCTGGCAAGGGCAAACAGACAAACTTTTTTCTGGAGATGAGCAATACAAAATATATGGCTCAAATATCGGAATTATAGGGCTTTCTCTTAATGTTCCAATTTTTGACAGTTTTAGAAAAAAGCACCAAGCAGAACAAGTAATAGTTGCACAAAATCAATTGAATTTTGACCGTCAGAATTTAATTAATTCTATTCAAATGGAATTTAATAATGCGACTCAAACGCTAAAGCAAAACAGAACACTCATAAATACACAAAAAGAAAATATGAATCTTGCCGAAGAGCTTTATGAAGTTACTCGTCTTTCATATCAAGAAGGAGTCGCACCACTTACAGAGCTTTTGGACGCAGAAACAAGCCTTAAAGAATCACAAACTCAATATTTGACTTCTTTGCTTCAATTAAATTTGGCTGAATTGGATTTTATGAAATCTAGTGGACAGTTGGCAGAGCTTATCCAAAATGCTGAAAAATCTAAATAAAAATCTTGTTTTAACCGTCAACGACGGTTCAGTTCATAATAAAAAAAATAACATTCTCTCATATTACTCAAAAAATGAAAAAGTACACAACTCCTATTATCGCCATTACTGTAACTGCTGCCATTGCTGTTTGGATTTTCTTTACACTAAAAACAAATAAAGAAACCATTAATGAAAATGCAGCTTTGACAGAAGAAGTCATCAAAAGCATTCCTGTACATATTGTGAAAGTTGAAGAAATTAAAATTGATGAAAATATCAATCTTACAGGTACTTTTGAAGCAGAAAAAGAACTCGGAATTATTGCTGAAGGACAAGGCAGAATTACTTCTCTTCCTATTAAAGAAGGGCAGCAAGTTTCTAAAAACCAAGCTGTTGCAAAAATTGATGATACATCTATTCAAGCTCAACTAAATAGCATTCGTGCAACAGTAGCAAAAGCAAAAAAAGATGTTGAGCGTTATGAAAGGCTAACAAAAGCAGGGGCAATTAGTCAGCAACAGTACGAAGAAGTAAAATTAAATTATCAAAGTACACAAGCAAATCTTACTAATGTAGAACAACAATTAAATTATTCTACGGCTCGTTCGCCAATGGCTGGAATTATCAAAGAGATAAAAGTAGAAGAAGGTAGTTTTGCTTCAGCAGGAATGCTTATCGCTACTGTTGTGGATATTGATAAGCTCAAAATGGTAGTAAAAGCAGATGAGCAAGAGGTTATCAAAATTCAGAAAGGGCAATCTGTTGAAATTACTACTGAAGTTTATCCAAATACAATTTTTGAAGGAAAAGTAACTTTAATAAGCGTACAAGCAGATGCAGGGCGCAAATATGAAGTGGAAATTGAACTTCCAAACCCTAAAAAAATGCCTCTAAAACCAGGAATGTATGGAACAGTAAAAATCAATTCTATGGATAAAAATGCCACTGAAAATAAAGCAAAATTATATGTTGCTAGAAAAACAATTGTAGGAAGTGTGCAATCTCCAAAAGTATATGTAGTCAATAAAGATGGAAAAACAGTAAGCTACAAAACTGTTCAAATAGGGGAAGCAGTAGGCGATAAAGTTGAAATATTGGAAGGGTTGGATAAGGGAGATGTTGTTGTGGTAAGTGGACAAATTAACCTTAGTGATGGAAAAGAAGTCAGTATTATTAATCAAAATAATTTGACAATAGACACAAAACCAATTACTTCAAAGTAGCCGACACTTTCCAAGTGTCGTAATTCAAAAAAACATTCCATTTCTGACAGTTAGAAACTGTCAGCTACTTTTATAAACAAAAAAATTATGTCAATTACAGAATTATCCGTCAAAAGACCTTCGCTCATATTGGTGCTTTTTACTGTTCTTGTATTTTTCGGATTACAAGGATATAGCACTCTTACGTATGAATTATTGCCCGAAATTAATTCACCTATTTTATCTATTTCTACTATTTATCCAGGGGCTTCTCCAAACGAAGTAGAAAGTTCTGTTACCAAAGAAATAGAGAATGCAGTTTCTACTTTAGAAAATTTGGATAAAGTAAACTCTATTTCACAAGAAAGTTATTCGTTAGTTACCGTAGAATTAAAATACGGAACTGATGTTGATCAAGCTGTACAAGATGCTCAAACCAAAATTGATGCAATTGCTTCAGAGCTACCAGACGATGCAGAAAAACCTAGTATTGGCAAATTTTCTCTAAATGATATGCCTATTTTGCGTATTGGTGCTACTTCTGATATGGATGTAGTAGAGTTTACAAGTCTTTTTGAAAATAAAATTACTTCAGATTTGGCAAGAATACAAGGCGTTGCTCAAGTAAATATTGTAGGTAAAGAAGAACGTGAAATCAATGTAAACGTAAATGGTGATAAATTAAATTATTACAACCTTTCTTTATTACAAGTTTCTCAGGCTATTTCTGCTGCCAACTTAGATTTTCCAACAGGTAGCGTAAAAAATGACAATCAAGATATTTCTGTTCGTTTGTCAGGAAAAATCAAAAACCTAGACCAACTTAGAGAACTAATAGTAACAACAATGGCAGATGGTTCAAATGTATTTTTGAGAGATATTGCCGAAGTATATGATACAAAAAAAGAAACTACTACTATCTCAAGAATTAATGGAAAAACATCTCTAGGAATTGAAATTACAAAACAGTCAGATGGAAATACAGTGGAGGTAAGCAAGCAAGTAAGAGAGCGTTTGGAAACTCTAAAAACAGAATATGCAGACATTAATTTAGATTTTACGATTGCTTCAGATTCATCTATTTTTACAATGGAAGCTGCTGACGCAGTAACACACGATTTAGTGATTGCTGTTATTTTAGTTGCCGTAATTATGCTTTTATTTTTGCATTCTATTCGTAATGCAATTATTGTAATGGTAGCAATTCCTGTTTCAATAATCACAACTTTTGCAGTAATGAGTGTAGCTGGTTTTACACTAAATCTAATGAGTTTGTTAGCACTTTCTTTAGTAATTGGTATTTTGGTTGATGATAGTATTGTTGTTTTGGAAAATATCCAAATGTATATGGAAAAAGGAAAATCAGCAAGACAAGCAGCCTTAGAAACATGGAAAGAAATTGGGTTGTCTGTTGTTTCAATTACATTGGTTATTATTGTGGTTTTCTTGCCTATTGGTATGGTTTCAGGAATTGTAGCCGATTTATTAAGACAGTTTTCACTCGTTGTGGTGGCAGCTACTTTGATTAGTTTGTTGGTTTCTTTTACGCTTACACCATTTTTAGCTTCTCGTTTTGCAAAACTTACACACCTCAAAAAATCAAATATTCTTGACTTGCCTTTAATTTGGTTCGAAACTTTTATAAATGGTGTAAAAGATGGATTTGAATCTATTCTAATATGGACATTAAATAATAAAATAATTACTTCAGTTGTTATTTTTGCAATGGTAGCAGCTTCATTTTTACTCTTAAAAAATGGATTTATAGGAGCTGAATTTGCTGCACAAGGTGACAACGGAGAGTTTCTTGTCAATATAGAAATGCCAAAAGATACACCCATCGAACAAACAAATGTAGTGACAAGAGAAGTAGAAGATTACTTAGCAGAAAATCCTGATGTGGTCAATGTATTTACAACAATTGGAAAAGGTACTGGAGGAGCAACAAGTTCATATCTAGCAGAATTAAATGTAAAATTAGTGCCAGCAGAAGAACGTGAAATGACTTCTAAACAATATGCACGTAGTGTAAAAGCAGAACTCAAAAAACTAATTGCTGGTGCTAAATTTACGGCTGCACCTGTAAGTATGATTTCAGGAGCTGCAACAGCACCAATTCAAATTACTTTACAAGGAAATGATTTGGATAAAATGCTAGAAGCAAGTGAAAATATACAAACTGCAATGAAAAATGTAGCAGGAACTTCAGAGGTAGAACCAACAGTAGAAGGTGGCAATCCTGAAGTGGATGTAGCAATCGACAGGGACAAAATGGCTTCTCTAGGGCTTACATTAAATGTAGTTGGTGCAACTATGCAAAATGCTTTTACAGGAAATACAGATACTCGTTTTACAGAAGATAATTATGAATATGATATTCGTGTTCAGTTAGATGCTTTTGAACGTCAAAATCAGAAAGATATTAAAGAACTTGCCTTCTTAAACAATAAAGGAAAACTAATCAGACTATCTCAGTTTGCACTTGTCAAAGAAAGCACAGGGGCTTCTCGTTTGGAACGTAAAGACAAAATACCTTCACTTACCATAGAATCTTATGTAATCGGAAGACCAGTAGGAACGGTGGGTGCTGATATTGAAGCAGCCATTGCAAAAATGGATTTGCCAGCAGGAATTACAGTTAGTTCAGGAGGAGATTTGGAAAATCAATCAGAGGCATTTGGCTCGTTGGGGTCTGCTCTTGTTACTTCTCTTTTATTGGTTTATTTAATTATGGTGGCTCTTTATGATAGTTGGATTCAGCCGTTTGTAGTAATGTTTTCAATTCCTGTTGCG contains:
- a CDS encoding efflux RND transporter permease subunit → MSITELSVKRPSLILVLFTVLVFFGLQGYSTLTYELLPEINSPILSISTIYPGASPNEVESSVTKEIENAVSTLENLDKVNSISQESYSLVTVELKYGTDVDQAVQDAQTKIDAIASELPDDAEKPSIGKFSLNDMPILRIGATSDMDVVEFTSLFENKITSDLARIQGVAQVNIVGKEEREINVNVNGDKLNYYNLSLLQVSQAISAANLDFPTGSVKNDNQDISVRLSGKIKNLDQLRELIVTTMADGSNVFLRDIAEVYDTKKETTTISRINGKTSLGIEITKQSDGNTVEVSKQVRERLETLKTEYADINLDFTIASDSSIFTMEAADAVTHDLVIAVILVAVIMLLFLHSIRNAIIVMVAIPVSIITTFAVMSVAGFTLNLMSLLALSLVIGILVDDSIVVLENIQMYMEKGKSARQAALETWKEIGLSVVSITLVIIVVFLPIGMVSGIVADLLRQFSLVVVAATLISLLVSFTLTPFLASRFAKLTHLKKSNILDLPLIWFETFINGVKDGFESILIWTLNNKIITSVVIFAMVAASFLLLKNGFIGAEFAAQGDNGEFLVNIEMPKDTPIEQTNVVTREVEDYLAENPDVVNVFTTIGKGTGGATSSYLAELNVKLVPAEEREMTSKQYARSVKAELKKLIAGAKFTAAPVSMISGAATAPIQITLQGNDLDKMLEASENIQTAMKNVAGTSEVEPTVEGGNPEVDVAIDRDKMASLGLTLNVVGATMQNAFTGNTDTRFTEDNYEYDIRVQLDAFERQNQKDIKELAFLNNKGKLIRLSQFALVKESTGASRLERKDKIPSLTIESYVIGRPVGTVGADIEAAIAKMDLPAGITVSSGGDLENQSEAFGSLGSALVTSLLLVYLIMVALYDSWIQPFVVMFSIPVALIGALLALAMAMQNLSIFSILGIIMLVGLVVKNAILIVDFVNQLKRDGMESRAAIIEGTMERFRPILMTTIAMVIAMVPIAIASGAGSEWKNGLAWALIGGLTSSMILTLIIVPVAYLVSDRMTEKYENWKAKRKDAKLELTD
- a CDS encoding efflux RND transporter periplasmic adaptor subunit, whose translation is MKKYTTPIIAITVTAAIAVWIFFTLKTNKETINENAALTEEVIKSIPVHIVKVEEIKIDENINLTGTFEAEKELGIIAEGQGRITSLPIKEGQQVSKNQAVAKIDDTSIQAQLNSIRATVAKAKKDVERYERLTKAGAISQQQYEEVKLNYQSTQANLTNVEQQLNYSTARSPMAGIIKEIKVEEGSFASAGMLIATVVDIDKLKMVVKADEQEVIKIQKGQSVEITTEVYPNTIFEGKVTLISVQADAGRKYEVEIELPNPKKMPLKPGMYGTVKINSMDKNATENKAKLYVARKTIVGSVQSPKVYVVNKDGKTVSYKTVQIGEAVGDKVEILEGLDKGDVVVVSGQINLSDGKEVSIINQNNLTIDTKPITSK
- a CDS encoding TolC family protein; translation: MKHSIYLTFFLFTLSTQSIFAQQKPSIISTEPMSLEECLYFAVENNPNLKSVALQENVTAAQIKEIRTQGMPQINGTGQYSYNFALAEQLLPGELIGQPVGTTIPVTFGVANNITGNVELQQLIFSKSYFTGLKAAKTSEELTKLNTFKTTEDLVYNVAKIYMQLQITEKQKGILNANMNRIDQLIEIADIQLEEGIIKKINVTQLKVNRINLLSEQQSLEIGKIQQLNLLKMYMGFPFDNELTIQIEDEKEVEEQKSEYMLVEKLSINQNSNLKLLNKQMEIKKLELENVNAGYFPSLSGFVRYGWQGQTDKLFSGDEQYKIYGSNIGIIGLSLNVPIFDSFRKKHQAEQVIVAQNQLNFDRQNLINSIQMEFNNATQTLKQNRTLINTQKENMNLAEELYEVTRLSYQEGVAPLTELLDAETSLKESQTQYLTSLLQLNLAELDFMKSSGQLAELIQNAEKSK